Proteins encoded by one window of Candidatus Desulfatibia profunda:
- the obgE gene encoding GTPase ObgE: MKFIDEAIITVHSGNGGRGCVSFRREKFIPRGGPDGGDGGKGGDIVLVATNRKRTLYQFQFQTQFKAKNGSHGQGNQKTGKSGQDLVIEIPPGTVVIDADSGQILKDFVQPGERFVLAKGGRGGQGNTRFKSSTHRTPRFAQPGEPGETRKLRLELKLLADVGIVGLPNAGKSTLITAISSAHPKIGDYPFTTLTPSLGVVKTDWGEPFVVADIPGLIEGAHKGAGLGIRFLRHIERTRILIHLIDAATIARDNPLLDYQTINNEMAMYNRQLAQKAQIVVLNKLDLPGAREAAETFQTAAENINPILISALTGQGVDHLISKIIQLLDRSHES; encoded by the coding sequence GTGAAATTCATTGATGAGGCCATTATTACCGTTCATTCCGGCAATGGCGGCAGAGGCTGTGTAAGTTTCAGGCGTGAAAAATTTATTCCGCGCGGCGGGCCGGACGGCGGCGACGGCGGTAAAGGCGGAGACATTGTCTTAGTTGCAACCAATAGAAAACGTACGCTGTATCAGTTTCAATTCCAAACTCAATTCAAAGCCAAAAACGGCTCTCACGGCCAGGGAAATCAAAAGACCGGCAAAAGCGGCCAAGATCTTGTAATCGAAATTCCTCCCGGAACCGTCGTCATTGATGCTGACAGCGGGCAAATCTTAAAAGACTTTGTTCAACCCGGCGAAAGGTTTGTGTTGGCTAAAGGCGGCCGGGGCGGCCAGGGCAACACCCGTTTTAAAAGCTCAACCCACAGAACACCCCGCTTTGCCCAACCGGGAGAACCGGGTGAAACCAGAAAGCTCAGACTCGAACTTAAGCTCCTTGCCGACGTGGGCATTGTCGGCCTTCCCAATGCCGGCAAATCCACGCTGATCACGGCAATCTCTTCAGCGCATCCAAAAATAGGCGATTATCCCTTTACAACCTTAACACCTAGCCTCGGCGTGGTAAAGACCGACTGGGGTGAACCTTTTGTGGTTGCGGACATCCCCGGATTGATCGAAGGCGCGCATAAAGGCGCCGGACTCGGCATCCGTTTTCTGCGGCATATCGAGCGCACCCGGATTCTCATTCACTTGATTGACGCTGCAACCATTGCCCGGGACAATCCCCTTTTAGACTACCAGACCATTAACAATGAGATGGCCATGTATAACCGTCAACTGGCACAAAAGGCTCAGATTGTGGTACTCAACAAGCTTGATCTGCCGGGGGCTCGGGAAGCAGCCGAGACATTTCAAACCGCCGCCGAAAATATCAATCCGATTCTAATTTCCGCCCTTACCGGCCAGGGTGTTGATCATTTAATTTCTAAAATAATTCAATTGTTGGACAGGTCCCATGAATCCTGA
- the fdhD gene encoding formate dehydrogenase accessory sulfurtransferase FdhD, with translation MKWDKASSCSLEYELIAEEPLSIRVAGKPYAVVMRTPGDELAHAAGFCLAEGIVDTPDDVATLSCCEGTDHNTVTVTLSRPRRNSVADLLDRRGFISQTSCGICGKQIVKDLQQLMRPFSDNTRIDSNRALACLESLTRYQPLRTKTRASHAAALYASDFELLVAAEDVGRHNALDKAIGKLFLDRRLHKAVLGVLSSRISYELVQKAARAGIPIILAVSRPTSLAVELAADLNMTLACLADKSGLLIFCNEQRLKR, from the coding sequence ATCAAGTGGGATAAAGCCAGCAGTTGCTCTTTGGAATACGAACTGATAGCCGAAGAACCGCTCTCGATCCGGGTCGCTGGCAAACCGTATGCGGTGGTGATGCGCACTCCGGGAGACGAACTGGCTCATGCCGCCGGTTTCTGCCTGGCAGAAGGGATTGTGGATACACCGGATGACGTTGCTACCCTTTCCTGTTGTGAAGGTACCGACCACAATACGGTCACCGTTACTCTCAGCCGACCGAGACGAAACAGCGTTGCCGATCTTTTGGACCGGCGCGGCTTTATCAGCCAGACCAGTTGCGGCATTTGCGGCAAACAGATCGTCAAAGACCTGCAGCAATTGATGCGGCCTTTCAGCGACAATACTCGCATTGACAGCAATCGGGCGCTGGCATGCCTTGAAAGTCTTACGCGTTATCAACCGCTGCGCACAAAGACCCGTGCGTCCCATGCTGCCGCTCTTTACGCTTCGGATTTTGAGCTGCTGGTGGCAGCCGAAGACGTCGGGCGCCATAACGCCCTGGATAAGGCTATCGGCAAGCTGTTTTTAGACCGCCGGTTGCACAAAGCCGTGTTGGGAGTTCTTTCATCCCGCATCAGTTATGAATTGGTCCAAAAGGCCGCCAGGGCCGGGATCCCCATCATATTGGCTGTTTCACGCCCCACTTCCCTGGCTGTTGAGCTGGCCGCCGATCTTAACATGACCCTGGCCTGTCTGGCGGACAAATCCGGGCTGCTGATCTTCTGCAACGAGCAGCGCCTGAAACGGTAA
- the rsfS gene encoding ribosome silencing factor, with protein sequence MNNDLDPSVDLFVKAALGKKATGLVVLDVGKLTSIADVFIICSGRSNRQVIAIAEFIQVELKKHGLKPLSVEGKKEGHWVLLDYGYVIIHVFYEPVRKFYDLEGLWIDAKKVKTQSLIAAAEQALKMSA encoded by the coding sequence ATGAACAACGATCTTGATCCATCGGTGGATCTTTTTGTTAAAGCGGCGTTGGGGAAAAAAGCCACCGGCCTGGTAGTCCTTGACGTCGGAAAATTAACTTCAATTGCAGATGTCTTCATCATTTGCAGCGGACGTTCAAACCGTCAAGTTATCGCAATTGCGGAATTTATTCAGGTTGAACTTAAAAAGCACGGACTCAAGCCCCTGAGTGTGGAAGGAAAAAAAGAAGGGCACTGGGTTTTGCTCGACTACGGGTATGTGATTATTCACGTTTTTTACGAACCGGTGCGTAAATTCTATGATCTTGAAGGGCTTTGGATAGACGCCAAAAAGGTAAAAACCCAAAGCCTGATCGCCGCCGCCGAACAGGCTTTGAAAATGAGCGCATAA
- the rpmA gene encoding 50S ribosomal protein L27 — MAHKKAGGSSKNGRDSNGQRRGIKRFGGQRVQAGNILIRQLGTKIHPGNNVGMGRDYTLFAKIDGFVAFERMGRSRKKVSVYTE, encoded by the coding sequence ATGGCACATAAAAAAGCAGGCGGCAGTTCTAAAAACGGCCGTGACAGTAACGGACAGCGGCGCGGCATCAAACGATTCGGGGGCCAAAGAGTGCAGGCCGGCAATATTTTGATACGGCAGCTGGGAACCAAAATCCATCCCGGAAACAACGTGGGCATGGGCCGGGATTACACCTTGTTTGCCAAGATTGATGGTTTTGTAGCATTTGAAAGAATGGGTCGCAGCCGCAAAAAAGTAAGTGTTTATACAGAGTGA
- a CDS encoding YjbQ family protein: protein MKSYRKELWFDVPTRRALINITPQVEACLRESGIKEGLLLCNAMHITASVFINDDEAGLHHDYEVWLEKLAPHEPVSQYRHNVGEDNADAHMKRQIMGREVVVAVTDGRLDFGTWEQIFYGEFDGRRRKRVLVKIIGA, encoded by the coding sequence ATGAAAAGTTATCGCAAAGAATTGTGGTTTGATGTGCCGACCCGGCGGGCACTGATCAATATTACCCCTCAGGTTGAAGCCTGCCTGCGAGAAAGCGGCATTAAAGAGGGGTTGCTGCTTTGCAATGCCATGCACATCACGGCGTCTGTTTTTATCAATGACGATGAAGCCGGCCTGCATCACGACTATGAAGTCTGGCTGGAAAAACTGGCGCCCCATGAACCGGTGTCGCAGTACCGCCATAATGTCGGCGAAGACAATGCCGATGCCCACATGAAAAGACAGATCATGGGGCGTGAGGTCGTTGTGGCGGTCACTGACGGCCGCCTCGATTTCGGCACCTGGGAGCAGATCTTTTACGGTGAGTTTGACGGCAGAAGACGTAAAAGAGTCCTGGTGAAGATTATTGGTGCGTAA
- the proB gene encoding glutamate 5-kinase: protein MNPEKISVFNAARRIVVKVGSNVLTQDQGLNLKAIRSISRQICRLIDGGREVILVSSGAMASGLRKVGLDKRPDEIPKRQAVAAVGQAGLIMEYEKAFDKYGRKVAQILLTGDDLNNRQRYLNARNTLYTLLSWQVVPIINENDTVMIEEIQFGDNDNLAAMITLLMDADILVNLTDIDGLYTKDPRTFPEAELIPVIPTINKDIEKVAGNIPGALGTGGMLSKIKAARKVTAAGIPMLIACGTRPDILTRLFSGKEHGTYFVPKKEKLKSRKCWIAFTLKPKGIIRIDTGAAAALLERGKSLLPSGIVGVEGEFSAGAPVEFRKDDGEALGIGLVNYSSTDIRKIMGLKSSQIEQRLGHKPYDDVIHRDNLVITAERTC from the coding sequence ATGAATCCTGAAAAAATATCGGTTTTTAATGCTGCCCGTCGCATCGTGGTCAAAGTCGGAAGCAATGTCCTCACCCAAGACCAGGGATTGAATTTAAAAGCGATCCGTTCCATCAGCAGGCAGATTTGCCGCCTGATCGACGGCGGCCGGGAGGTTATCCTGGTCTCATCAGGAGCCATGGCTTCCGGGTTAAGAAAAGTCGGTCTGGACAAACGCCCCGATGAAATCCCCAAGCGCCAGGCGGTTGCCGCCGTGGGCCAGGCCGGACTTATCATGGAGTATGAAAAGGCCTTTGACAAATATGGCAGAAAGGTTGCCCAGATCCTTCTAACCGGCGATGATCTCAACAACCGTCAAAGGTATTTGAATGCACGCAATACCCTTTATACCCTGCTTTCATGGCAAGTCGTCCCGATCATCAATGAAAATGACACCGTGATGATCGAAGAGATTCAATTTGGCGACAATGACAACCTGGCAGCCATGATTACCCTGCTGATGGATGCCGACATCTTAGTGAATCTCACGGACATCGACGGCCTTTACACCAAGGATCCCCGCACTTTTCCCGAGGCCGAACTGATTCCGGTAATTCCCACCATCAACAAGGATATCGAAAAGGTTGCCGGAAACATTCCGGGTGCACTCGGGACCGGTGGAATGCTCAGCAAGATAAAGGCTGCCAGAAAAGTGACGGCGGCCGGCATTCCCATGCTGATCGCCTGCGGCACAAGGCCTGATATCCTCACAAGGCTTTTTTCCGGAAAAGAACACGGAACTTATTTTGTTCCCAAAAAAGAAAAGTTGAAAAGTCGCAAATGCTGGATTGCCTTTACCCTGAAACCCAAAGGAATTATTAGAATCGACACCGGGGCCGCCGCCGCACTACTGGAAAGAGGCAAGAGCCTGCTGCCAAGCGGTATTGTCGGCGTGGAAGGCGAATTCAGTGCCGGCGCGCCGGTTGAATTTAGAAAAGACGACGGCGAAGCTCTGGGCATCGGCCTTGTTAACTACAGCTCGACCGATATCCGCAAAATTATGGGGTTGAAATCGAGCCAGATCGAACAGCGGCTGGGACACAAACCTTACGATGATGTCATCCACCGGGACAATCTGGTGATAACCGCGGAGAGGACTTGTTGA
- a CDS encoding helix-turn-helix transcriptional regulator: MDICQEKILHHENVQKAVSNIPDSGTIQNLADMFKALSDPNRLKIVIALARCELCVCDLAAVAGSSESAVSHQLRILRNLKIVCFRREGKIVFYRLDDDHVSALINQSLEHVQE, encoded by the coding sequence ATGGATATATGTCAGGAAAAAATATTGCATCATGAAAACGTCCAAAAGGCCGTCAGCAACATTCCTGATTCGGGCACGATCCAGAATCTGGCAGATATGTTCAAGGCGCTGAGTGACCCGAACCGCCTCAAAATCGTGATTGCCCTGGCGAGGTGTGAGCTGTGTGTTTGCGACCTGGCCGCCGTTGCCGGATCTTCCGAGTCGGCGGTATCCCATCAGCTCAGGATACTCAGGAACCTGAAAATCGTTTGCTTTCGTAGAGAAGGCAAAATCGTATTTTACCGTCTTGACGATGACCATGTCAGCGCCTTGATCAACCAGAGCCTTGAGCATGTTCAGGAATAA
- a CDS encoding SO_0444 family Cu/Zn efflux transporter translates to MNIIINILYASWQIFLESAVYMLFGFFVAGVLYVFLKPEKIGRYLGRGKVRSVFLSALAGIPIPLCSCGVVPAAAGLKRQGANNGATLSFLISTPESGMDSIPITYALMDPVITVIRPVAAFITAIVARTADNFFGNSDDESKPALPSSCSASGECGCNGSSSNPSEPTAISLTARMISGLKYAFVDLLGDIGKWFIVGVLLAGLISCFIPDTLFESYLANHFIAMLVMLLVGLPMYVCATSSTPIAAALVLKGLNPGAALVFLLAGPATNIASLCMVSGLLGKRSLLIYLGSIAVCSLVLGFFTDMLYFGIGVTAKASAGKATEIFPYYVEFAGAAVLAILLAFAIWKNYKGQGSCC, encoded by the coding sequence ATGAATATAATTATCAACATCCTCTATGCATCATGGCAGATCTTTCTTGAATCGGCCGTTTATATGCTTTTCGGATTTTTTGTCGCCGGTGTTCTCTATGTTTTTTTGAAACCTGAAAAAATCGGCCGGTATCTCGGTCGTGGTAAGGTGCGTTCCGTGTTTCTATCCGCTCTGGCGGGAATTCCGATTCCGCTATGTTCCTGCGGCGTTGTCCCGGCAGCGGCAGGGCTGAAACGCCAGGGCGCCAACAACGGCGCCACCCTGTCGTTTTTGATCTCCACACCCGAATCCGGCATGGATTCCATCCCGATTACCTATGCGCTCATGGATCCTGTCATTACCGTGATACGGCCGGTGGCGGCCTTTATTACCGCCATTGTTGCCCGCACCGCCGACAACTTTTTCGGTAACTCCGACGATGAATCAAAGCCTGCCTTGCCAAGTTCCTGCTCGGCATCCGGCGAGTGCGGCTGCAACGGATCAAGCTCAAACCCGTCCGAGCCTACCGCAATATCGTTGACCGCCAGAATGATCTCCGGATTGAAGTACGCCTTTGTCGACCTTTTGGGTGATATCGGCAAATGGTTTATTGTCGGCGTTCTGCTGGCCGGCCTGATCTCCTGCTTTATTCCGGATACGCTGTTTGAATCATACCTGGCCAACCATTTTATCGCCATGCTTGTGATGCTGCTGGTCGGCCTGCCCATGTATGTGTGCGCTACGTCTTCGACACCGATTGCCGCCGCCCTGGTACTGAAAGGCTTAAATCCGGGTGCCGCTTTAGTGTTTTTATTGGCCGGACCGGCCACAAATATTGCTTCTTTGTGTATGGTTTCGGGTCTTTTGGGCAAACGATCGCTCCTGATTTACCTGGGTTCTATTGCGGTGTGCTCTCTGGTGTTGGGCTTTTTCACGGACATGCTGTATTTTGGTATCGGTGTCACCGCCAAGGCTTCGGCCGGGAAAGCGACCGAGATATTTCCTTATTATGTAGAATTTGCCGGTGCGGCCGTTCTCGCCATTTTACTTGCGTTCGCGATCTGGAAAAACTATAAAGGACAAGGTAGCTGTTGTTAA
- a CDS encoding MOSC domain-containing protein: protein MKIEAIAISSKKGTRKNCIEEAVLVKDHGIQHDAHAGDWHRQVSLLSAESVDKMRQQGLDVTFGDFAENIATSGIDWKTVPVGARVRLGDTGLVEITQIGKECVKKCAIFYQAGDCIMPREGVFAKVLEGGIIRRGDKIEILSYNTKQQSVISEQ from the coding sequence ATGAAAATCGAAGCGATAGCCATCAGCAGTAAAAAGGGTACTCGCAAGAACTGTATCGAGGAGGCGGTTCTTGTCAAAGATCACGGTATCCAACACGATGCGCATGCCGGTGACTGGCATCGCCAGGTCAGCCTCCTGTCAGCCGAAAGTGTCGATAAAATGCGCCAGCAGGGTCTGGATGTGACCTTCGGTGATTTTGCCGAAAATATCGCCACATCGGGAATCGATTGGAAAACAGTCCCGGTAGGCGCCAGAGTCAGGCTAGGTGATACCGGCCTGGTTGAAATTACCCAGATCGGCAAGGAGTGTGTTAAAAAATGCGCCATCTTTTATCAGGCCGGTGACTGTATCATGCCCAGGGAGGGCGTCTTTGCCAAGGTGCTCGAAGGCGGTATCATCCGTAGAGGCGACAAAATCGAGATTTTATCGTACAATACCAAGCAGCAATCAGTAATCAGTGAACAGTGA
- the prmA gene encoding 50S ribosomal protein L11 methyltransferase encodes MKWIEAKVIFEFDDRQLAVDLISNLFYEFGLRGVVIEDPEIVPGEDWAQDAPDLPEQNAVIGFFPENDMSSKKLKIIEEKLHGLEKELGIASRIFYSPLDEADWSESWKSHFWPEKIGAGIVVKPTWREYVRAENETVLEIDPGMAFGTGTHPTTAMCIEMIETYLKRGDSFLDVGTGSGILMVAAAKLGAAKVRGVDNDDEAVKIARQNMLQNRIETKTFKVTAGNLVNGIDEPFNLVAANISSAAVINLLDGVGGVLAENGMFICSGIVAESKSAIVAKMETLGFDVIETRTKEGWVAIAARLIHRFF; translated from the coding sequence ATGAAATGGATTGAAGCCAAGGTTATTTTCGAATTTGACGACCGCCAACTGGCCGTGGATCTGATTTCAAATCTTTTTTATGAATTCGGGCTGCGGGGCGTTGTCATTGAGGACCCCGAGATCGTTCCTGGAGAAGATTGGGCTCAGGATGCCCCTGATTTGCCGGAGCAAAATGCTGTCATCGGATTTTTTCCGGAAAATGACATGTCTTCTAAAAAGCTTAAAATCATTGAAGAAAAGTTGCATGGATTGGAAAAAGAGCTTGGCATTGCCAGCCGGATTTTTTATTCCCCGCTAGACGAAGCCGACTGGTCGGAATCATGGAAGTCCCATTTCTGGCCGGAGAAAATCGGTGCCGGCATCGTCGTAAAACCCACCTGGCGGGAATACGTTCGGGCTGAGAATGAAACCGTGCTGGAAATCGATCCGGGCATGGCGTTCGGCACCGGCACCCATCCGACCACGGCAATGTGTATTGAAATGATTGAAACCTATTTGAAAAGGGGCGATTCTTTTCTGGATGTCGGCACCGGATCGGGCATCCTGATGGTCGCTGCCGCCAAATTAGGTGCCGCAAAGGTTCGGGGCGTCGATAATGACGACGAAGCCGTCAAAATTGCCCGCCAAAACATGCTGCAAAATCGAATCGAAACAAAGACCTTCAAGGTGACGGCCGGCAATCTGGTCAACGGGATAGACGAACCGTTCAATTTGGTTGCCGCCAACATTTCATCCGCGGCTGTTATCAATCTTTTGGACGGCGTTGGCGGCGTACTGGCTGAAAACGGCATGTTTATCTGCTCGGGCATCGTTGCCGAAAGCAAAAGCGCTATCGTTGCCAAAATGGAAACCCTGGGCTTTGACGTCATCGAGACCCGCACCAAAGAAGGCTGGGTCGCCATTGCCGCGAGATTGATTCATCGTTTTTTTTAA
- a CDS encoding radical SAM protein translates to MVAENVRIRKSNRKKNALLTAVVANRDGEIFELQGYAAVGMAAKTRLPLTADQTINMPPGSELMLLPERSPVLLNKKTGRLETLKENPHVPGEAIFPVAAFNSPGYVITYASAFCENESAGYLPLFSYGAVGWHKGRFKSAAVRVDREKRQDLRLMKIEDVIAGIQKMQTKMPDNRLRKHLEKCALEYGCPAAKNFFLGRYEAPLPTSIHCNARCLGCLSLQKSGRIPASQERIAFRPSPAEIAAVALEHLRRVKSSVVSFGQGCEGEPLLAADVIEPAIKTIRSITARGTINMNTNGSRPDILKKLFDAGLDSVRISLNSVRKTCYDVYFQPKGYDFSDVIASIEIAVERGKFVAVNYLNNPGFTDTPQETEALIAFIRQHRINMIQWRNLNFDPLKYWNIMDRAAKHGKPMGMQTVLHRIRKLFPDVKFGYFNPPKEKFYEMD, encoded by the coding sequence ATGGTTGCTGAGAATGTAAGGATTCGAAAATCGAATCGTAAAAAGAATGCCCTGTTGACAGCGGTTGTCGCCAATCGAGACGGCGAGATTTTTGAACTCCAGGGCTATGCCGCCGTGGGTATGGCCGCAAAGACCCGTCTTCCGCTGACAGCGGATCAGACCATCAACATGCCGCCTGGCAGTGAACTGATGCTGCTGCCGGAAAGAAGTCCTGTTTTGCTCAACAAAAAGACCGGCAGGCTCGAAACCCTAAAAGAAAACCCCCATGTGCCCGGCGAGGCCATATTCCCGGTGGCCGCCTTTAATTCGCCCGGATACGTTATTACCTACGCCAGCGCCTTTTGCGAAAATGAAAGTGCCGGATATCTGCCTCTTTTTTCATATGGAGCGGTCGGCTGGCACAAGGGCCGGTTCAAATCCGCCGCCGTTCGGGTAGACAGGGAAAAACGGCAGGACTTGAGACTGATGAAAATCGAGGACGTCATTGCCGGCATCCAGAAAATGCAAACCAAGATGCCCGACAACCGGCTCAGAAAGCATCTTGAAAAATGCGCACTGGAATACGGTTGCCCGGCGGCCAAGAATTTCTTTTTAGGAAGATATGAAGCGCCCCTGCCGACGTCCATTCATTGCAATGCGCGCTGTCTGGGCTGCCTGTCTTTACAGAAAAGCGGCCGGATCCCGGCCAGTCAGGAGAGAATCGCTTTTAGGCCCTCCCCTGCAGAAATCGCCGCGGTAGCCCTGGAACACCTCCGGCGAGTAAAAAGCAGCGTCGTCAGCTTTGGGCAGGGGTGTGAAGGCGAGCCCCTGCTGGCGGCCGACGTCATTGAGCCGGCCATCAAAACGATTCGCAGCATTACCGCCCGCGGCACCATCAACATGAACACCAACGGCAGCCGGCCCGATATTCTTAAAAAGCTTTTCGATGCCGGCCTTGACAGTGTTCGCATCAGTCTGAACAGCGTCCGTAAAACATGTTACGATGTCTATTTCCAGCCCAAGGGGTATGATTTTTCCGATGTGATCGCAAGCATCGAGATTGCCGTTGAACGCGGTAAATTTGTGGCCGTAAACTATCTGAACAACCCGGGATTTACCGATACCCCGCAAGAAACAGAGGCCCTGATCGCTTTTATCCGGCAGCATCGCATCAACATGATTCAATGGCGCAACCTGAACTTTGACCCCCTCAAATACTGGAACATCATGGACCGAGCCGCCAAACACGGGAAACCGATGGGTATGCAAACTGTATTGCACCGGATTCGGAAATTATTCCCTGATGTAAAATTCGGTTACTTTAATCCGCCTAAGGAAAAGTTTTATGAAATGGATTGA
- a CDS encoding KH domain-containing protein: MKDLIMRIVQALVDHPEQVEILEVKGEHLSVLELRVVKADIGKIIGKQGRTAQAIRTILNAASAKQKKRTVLEILE, translated from the coding sequence ATGAAAGACCTGATCATGCGCATTGTACAGGCACTGGTTGACCATCCGGAACAGGTAGAGATTTTAGAGGTAAAAGGTGAACATCTCTCGGTATTGGAACTTAGAGTGGTCAAAGCGGATATCGGAAAGATTATCGGGAAACAGGGCCGGACGGCGCAAGCCATACGGACGATATTAAATGCTGCCTCTGCCAAGCAAAAAAAACGAACTGTCCTTGAGATTTTAGAATGA
- a CDS encoding zinc ribbon domain-containing protein, which produces MVIETKEEVLEKILSEKKPLCPHCDQEMNLWEVPPFSFSDGLGWGTPYLYICFNDECSLYVRGWDEIQENYAHNASCRCMCYPGTQKYECIPVFSPMGGQGQIIDDQVLAEQEALKQATKRGFEILTDAYIAKDGITVMRLLLDATEPARVRAKAAEMIGDIGSLEAIEPLRSIKFGNQIIQNNVDQSIGKIHERHFTRECPFCAEIIKKRSNICKHCGQDVAGR; this is translated from the coding sequence ATGGTCATTGAAACCAAGGAAGAAGTTCTGGAAAAGATTTTGTCTGAGAAAAAACCGCTTTGCCCCCACTGCGACCAGGAGATGAATCTGTGGGAAGTTCCCCCGTTTTCTTTCAGTGACGGACTCGGCTGGGGCACTCCTTACCTGTATATATGCTTTAACGATGAATGCTCTCTGTATGTTCGGGGGTGGGATGAAATCCAGGAAAACTATGCCCATAATGCTTCTTGTCGCTGCATGTGCTATCCTGGAACCCAGAAGTACGAGTGCATTCCCGTATTCAGCCCCATGGGAGGGCAGGGCCAGATCATTGACGACCAGGTACTGGCCGAGCAGGAAGCCTTGAAGCAGGCCACTAAAAGAGGGTTTGAGATTCTTACGGATGCCTATATAGCCAAAGACGGTATTACGGTGATGCGATTGCTCCTGGATGCAACCGAGCCGGCCCGCGTCAGGGCCAAGGCCGCTGAAATGATCGGCGACATCGGGTCGCTGGAAGCCATCGAGCCATTAAGAAGTATTAAGTTCGGAAACCAGATCATTCAGAACAATGTCGATCAGTCTATCGGCAAGATCCACGAGAGGCATTTTACCCGGGAATGCCCGTTCTGCGCTGAAATTATAAAGAAAAGATCCAATATCTGTAAACACTGCGGACAAGATGTGGCCGGCCGCTAG
- the nadD gene encoding nicotinate (nicotinamide) nucleotide adenylyltransferase, giving the protein MKRIGLFGGTFNPIHRGHLQAIQKVQAAFDLDQIYFIPAALPPHKEPKGVADAEDRMQMIRLGISNYPVLMKSVKISDVELTRSGPSYTIDTVRYLLQVLPEKTALHFILGLDAFLEIDTWKSYPELFRLVTFIVMSRPGAARHGNDLMWPTLEKQLKSKIADTYRFSASQSCYVHNEKQPVFILDVSPLDISSTQIRELVKKGGRIESLVPENVEVYIKTKGLYI; this is encoded by the coding sequence TTGAAGCGCATCGGGCTGTTTGGCGGCACATTTAATCCGATTCACCGAGGCCACCTTCAAGCAATTCAGAAGGTGCAAGCAGCGTTTGATCTGGATCAAATTTATTTTATTCCAGCGGCCCTGCCGCCGCATAAAGAACCGAAAGGCGTGGCCGATGCCGAAGATCGTATGCAGATGATCCGGCTGGGAATTTCAAATTATCCGGTTCTGATGAAATCCGTTAAGATTTCCGATGTTGAGTTGACTCGTTCCGGGCCTTCATACACCATCGATACGGTTCGGTATCTTTTGCAAGTTCTGCCGGAAAAGACCGCGCTTCACTTTATTCTGGGCCTGGATGCTTTCCTTGAAATAGATACCTGGAAGTCTTACCCGGAACTTTTTCGGCTGGTAACCTTTATCGTCATGTCGCGTCCAGGTGCTGCTCGCCATGGCAATGATTTGATGTGGCCAACCCTGGAAAAACAGCTTAAATCGAAGATAGCTGATACCTACCGTTTTTCCGCCTCACAATCGTGCTATGTTCATAACGAAAAGCAGCCGGTCTTTATCCTTGATGTATCGCCGCTGGATATATCATCAACACAGATTCGCGAGCTGGTCAAAAAAGGGGGTCGTATCGAATCCCTGGTGCCTGAAAACGTCGAAGTTTATATAAAAACCAAAGGACTGTACATATGA
- the rplU gene encoding 50S ribosomal protein L21: MYAIVASGGKQYKVRQGEVLKVEKITGDVGSPVSFDRVLMVSDGEAINIGQPVLDNVVVKGRIVEQGKAKKILVFKYKRRKRYRRKQGHRQQYTAIKVDSIEA, encoded by the coding sequence ATGTACGCAATTGTTGCTTCTGGCGGAAAACAATACAAAGTCCGCCAGGGCGAAGTATTAAAGGTCGAGAAAATTACCGGAGACGTCGGTAGCCCGGTTTCATTTGATCGAGTCCTGATGGTTTCCGACGGTGAAGCGATCAACATCGGACAGCCGGTTCTTGATAATGTTGTCGTTAAAGGCCGTATCGTCGAGCAGGGCAAAGCCAAAAAGATTCTTGTGTTCAAGTATAAACGACGGAAAAGATATCGCCGCAAGCAGGGACATCGCCAGCAGTATACGGCCATCAAAGTTGACAGCATCGAAGCTTAA